A genome region from Panicum virgatum strain AP13 chromosome 4K, P.virgatum_v5, whole genome shotgun sequence includes the following:
- the LOC120703223 gene encoding protein decapping 5-like → MAAAAAGAPESYIGSVISLTSKSEIRYEGVLYTINTEESSIGLRNVRSFGTEGRKKDVQQIPASDKIYEYILFRGSDIKDLQVKSSPPAQPATLHNDPAIIQSHYPRPVSSSTSLPPAASTTSADTTSHNAPSAIQMPSPFQGNLPPFQPGANLQSWNSSPMPSSANGAGLTMPPMYWPGYYTPPTGFPHLQPPPFLRPPHSLTVPQALQPPVHYPGLNGSLPAGFPSMPELPSFLQPGNSNSLSQSLGVSTSVSAPASLSTSVTESSGSQMPNRLSSISASVFSVGLTPPSVSPSISTVEPSMLVSLGMPSLVNSKPVAVPDSTVPSLSSDKPVSVPSSQLPSANDASPVNVAEQVTLVTPGQLLPTASSIVTPSQALQTASATIPPSKVASFTVPSSQATSVVPSSQATLSTASPLKVASSSVLSEEVQVIGENKTVKQREWKAKQPVVNPSGNKEPLLPAPKPVLEKPVGASSYVQYNNRGRGRGRGRGRGNGLSRPITKFTEDFDFMAMNEKFNKDEVWGHLGKSTGQLNDDPNDYEDDVLEDEISPRKPEAKPVYVKDDFFDSLSCNTIDNGGKSGRIKFSEQRKIDTETFGDSARHRPMGMRGGRGPRGGGGSRGRGYYGRGYGYMGRGRGYSYPNHQS, encoded by the exons TTCGCTCATTTGGAACTGAAGGTCGTAAGAAGGATGTCCAACAGATTCCTGCCAGCGACAAGATATATGAGTACATACTCTTTCGAGGGAGTGATATAAAG GATTTGCAAGTCAAATCCTCTCCACCAGCTCAGCCGGCAACTTTACACAATGATCCCGCGATTATTCAG TCACATTATCCTCGTCCAGTCTCGTCGTCTACAAGCTTGCCTCCTGCTGCAAGCACAACATCAGCTGATACTACTTCACACAATGCTCCATCTGCAATTCAGATGCCATCACCATTTCAAGGGAATTTGCCACCTTTCCAACCTGGCGCGAACTTACAGTCATGGAACTCATCACCTATGCCATCATCAGCAAATGGCGCCGGCCTAACAATGCCACCAATGTACTGGCCAGGATATTACACACCACCTACTGGGTTTCCTCATCTTCAGCCACCACCCTTTCTTCGGCCACCGCACAGTTTGACAGTTCCACAGGCACTGCAACCTCCTGTCCACTATCCTGGGCTTAATGGATCCTTACCAGCTGGGTTTCCAAGTATGCCAGAGCTTCCTTCTTTTCTTCAACCTGGTAATAGTAATAGTCTAAGTCAATCTTTAGGCGTCTCGACATCAGTGTCAGCACCTGCTTCATTGAGTACATCAGTTACTGAATCATCAGGAAGCCAAATGCCAAATAGGCTATCCTCCATTTCCGCTTCTGTGTTTTCTGTGGGTTTAACTCCCCCGTCTGTGAGTCCTTCAATTTCTACAGTTGAACCCTCCATGCTCGTGTCGCTAGGCATGCCTTCTTTGGTGAACAGTAAGCCAGTAGCTGTACCTGACTCCACTGTGCCATCTCTCTCCAGTGACAAGCCTGTGAGTGTACCTTCCTCTCAGCTACCTTCAGCTAATGATGCATCACCAGTCAATGTTGCGGAACAAGTTACATTGGTAACTCCTGGTCAACTTCTGCCAACTGCTTCCTCCATAGTTACTCCATCTCAGGCCTTGCAAACTGCTTCTGCTACGATTCCACCCTCTAAGGTTGCCTCCTTCACAGTTCCATCCTCTCAGGCAACCTCTGTGGTTCCATCCTCTCAGGCTACTTTGTCTACAGCTTCACCCTTGAAGGTTGCTTCCTCTTCTGTTCTGTCAGAAGAGGTGCAAGTGATAGGTGAAAATAAAACAGTTAAGCAGCGCGAGTGGAAGGCAAAACAGCCTGTGGTTAATCCGTCTGGAAATAAGGAGCCTCTGTTACCAGCACCAAAGCCTGTACTTGAGAAG CCTGTTGGAGCTTCCTCATATGTTCAGTACAACAAcagaggccgaggccgaggaagAGGTCGTGGTAGAGGAAATGGG CTTTCACGTCCCATAACCAAGTTCACAGAGGACTTCGATTTCATGGCAATGAATGAGAAGTTCAACAAAGATGAAGTATGGGGCCATCTTGGTAAAAGTACAGGACAGTTAAATGATGATCCAAATGATTATGAAGATGATGTTCTAGAAGATGAAATATCTCCTAGAAAGCCAGAAGCTAAG CCCGTGTATGTTAAAGATGACTTCTTTGATTCACTCTCTTGCAACACAATTGACAATGGAGGGAAGAGTGGAAGGATTAAATTCTCTGAGCAGAGAAAAATAGATACCGAG ACCTTCGGTGACTCGGCAAGGCATCGACCAATGGGCATGCGAGGAGGGAGGGGCCCCCGTGGTGGGGGTGGTTCTCGTGGCCGCGGCTATTATGGTAGAGGATATGGATATATGGGTAGGGGGCGTGGATACTCTTACCCTAACCACCAATCATGA
- the LOC120703225 gene encoding transcription termination factor MTERF8, chloroplastic-like yields the protein MAVSHLRAALSRILRSPSRLLASSHTPPLFLHSSAAAASSSGSFAAEDYLVSRCGLTQAQALKAAAKISHLPSSAKPDAVLAYLESTLRIPAADVARVVLMDASFLCADVEQTLSRRIADLHDLGLSRDQIARLLPLVPNSFRNRFLRSNLEFWLAEIGSFDKLLWVLRSCNSLLGMDLEKVARPNVAFLRQCGQDISEIAGSNLYISRIFTMKPELLKETVQRAEELGVERSSRMLSRALAVVAFVDKEVIDRRIQLLHNLGFSKDDVLAVVRKQPLVLGLSEQKIQGNVDFLTKDVGLELSYIVRRPVLLMYSVERRLLPRHCLLKVLREKGLVKGKPDCLGTASIGEKIFVEKYVRPFKNHVPGLTDDYASKCWRKAMDGIRSQKTD from the coding sequence ATggcggtctcccacctgcgggCGGCCCTCTCCCGCATCCTCCGCTCGCCATCccgcctcctcgcctcctcgcacacccctcccctcttcctccactcttccgctgccgccgcgtccTCTTCCGGCTCCTTCGCGGCGGAGGACTACCTCGTCTCCCGCTGCGGCCTCACCCAGGCGCAGGCACTCAAGGCCGCCGCGAAGATCTCCCACCTCCCGTCCAGCGCCAAGCCCGATGCCGTGCTCGCCTACCTCGAGAGCACCCTCCgcatccccgccgccgacgtcgccaGGGTCGTCCTCATGGACGCTTCCTTCCTCTGCGCCGACGTGGAGCAGACCCTGTCCCGGCGCATTGCCGACCTGCACGACCTCGGCCTGTCGCGGGACCAGATCGCGCGCCTCCTTCCCCTCGTCCCCAACTCCTTCCGCAACAGGTTCCTCCGGAGCAATCTCGAGTTCTGGCTCGCCGAGATCGGGTCCTTCGACAAGCTCTTGTGGGTCCTCAGGTCGTGCAACAGCCTTCTCGGCATGGATCTGGAGAAGGTTGCCAGGCCCaacgtggccttcctccggcaATGCGGCCAGGACATTTCTGAGATTGCTGGCTCCAATCTCTACATAAGTCGGATCTTCACCATGAAACCGGAACTTCTCAAGGAGACTGTCCAGCGAGCGGAGGAGTTGGGCGTCGAGCGTAGCTCCAGAATGTTAAGCCGCGCGCTTGCTGTGGTTGCTTTTGTGGACAAGGAGGTTATTGACAGGAGAATACAGCTGTTACACAAccttgggttctcaaaggatgaTGTGCTGGCGGTTGTGAGGAAGCAGCCTCTCGTTCTGGGCTTGTCCGAGCAAAAGATTCAGGGAAATGTGGATTTCTTGACGAAGGATGTCGGTCTGGAATTATCCTATATTGTGCGAAGACCAGTGCTGCTCATGTATAGTGTTGAACGGCGGTTGTTGCCCCGGCATTGCTTGCTCAAAGTTCTCAGGGAGAAGGGTCTGGTGAAGGGTAAGCCAGACTGCTTGGGCACTGCCTCAATAGGTGAGAAGATTTTTGTGGAGAAATATGTGCGTCCTTTCAAGAACCATGTCCCAGGCCTCACCGATGACTATGCCTCCAAATGTTGGAGGAAGGCAATGGATGGAATTCGCAGCCAAAAGACTGACTGA